The following are from one region of the Streptomyces changanensis genome:
- a CDS encoding helix-turn-helix domain-containing protein encodes MAANDNPTVRGRRLGAELRRLRLASGLTGTQVAARLLISQAKVSHMETGRRAVSPRDVRDLCGLYGVTDQHVVDSLMGLARESRRQGWWHVYGDIPHGVYVGLETEAASLHTYEPMVIPGLLQTPAYAAAVIEETIPLATVEQAAARLKVRLRRQHRIYDPARRLRLWAVLDESTLRRVVGSREIMREQLEHLHALSTEPHVTVQVLPHAAGAHPGLSGQFSLLRFPDSGRAVVYLERFTSDLYLERPHDVRHHELMYAHLQTQALCPDRSRHLIRETVGLYASPPTR; translated from the coding sequence GTGGCGGCGAACGACAACCCCACCGTCAGGGGACGACGACTGGGGGCGGAGCTGCGCCGGCTCCGCCTGGCCAGCGGCCTGACCGGTACGCAGGTGGCGGCGCGGTTGCTGATCTCCCAGGCCAAGGTCAGTCACATGGAGACCGGCCGCCGCGCCGTCAGCCCCCGTGACGTGCGCGACCTGTGCGGGCTCTACGGAGTCACCGACCAGCACGTCGTCGACTCCCTGATGGGACTGGCCAGGGAGTCGAGAAGGCAGGGCTGGTGGCACGTCTACGGCGACATCCCCCACGGCGTCTACGTCGGCCTGGAGACCGAGGCCGCCTCCCTCCACACCTACGAGCCCATGGTGATCCCCGGTCTGCTGCAGACCCCCGCCTACGCGGCCGCGGTCATCGAGGAAACGATCCCGCTGGCCACCGTCGAGCAGGCCGCCGCACGGCTGAAGGTGCGGCTCCGCCGGCAGCACCGGATCTACGACCCCGCCCGCCGCCTCCGCCTGTGGGCCGTCCTGGACGAGTCGACCCTGCGGCGCGTCGTCGGCAGCCGGGAGATCATGCGCGAGCAACTGGAGCACCTGCACGCGCTGAGCACCGAGCCGCACGTCACCGTGCAGGTCCTCCCCCACGCGGCGGGGGCCCACCCCGGCCTCTCGGGGCAGTTCTCCCTCCTCCGGTTCCCCGACAGCGGCCGGGCCGTGGTGTACCTGGAGAGGTTCACCAGCGACCTCTACCTGGAGAGGCCGCACGACGTGCGGCACCACGAGCTGATGTACGCGCACCTGCAGACCCAGGCCCTCTGCCCCGACCGCAGCCGGCACCTCATCAGGGAGACCGTCGGGCTCTACGCCTCGCCGCCGACGCGGTGA
- a CDS encoding dioxygenase family protein gives MTTRMPALYLSHGAPPLADDPVWPGELAAWSADLPRPTAVLMVSAHWEEAPLALGATRTVPLVYDFWGFPEHYYRVRYPAPGAPELAEAVRKLLRAPGTPVQDMPDRGLDHGAYVPLVEMYPGADVPVLQVSLPTLDPGRLMELGRRLAPLRDEGVLIVGSGFFTHNLAALRQEGVPGWSAEFDEWGRHALAERDVDALLDFRHASPAGELAHPRTEHFAPLFVTLGAADAAGDLDTARSVVDGFWLGLAKRSVQFG, from the coding sequence ATGACCACCCGCATGCCCGCCCTCTACCTCTCCCACGGCGCCCCGCCGCTCGCCGACGACCCCGTGTGGCCCGGCGAACTCGCCGCCTGGTCCGCCGACCTGCCCCGCCCGACCGCCGTCCTCATGGTGTCCGCCCACTGGGAGGAGGCCCCCCTCGCCCTGGGCGCCACCCGGACCGTGCCCCTCGTGTACGACTTCTGGGGCTTCCCCGAGCACTACTACCGCGTCCGCTACCCCGCACCCGGCGCACCGGAGCTCGCCGAGGCGGTCCGCAAACTGCTGCGCGCCCCCGGCACCCCCGTCCAGGACATGCCCGACCGCGGACTCGACCACGGCGCCTACGTACCGCTCGTCGAGATGTACCCCGGCGCCGACGTCCCGGTCCTCCAGGTGTCCCTGCCGACCCTCGACCCGGGCCGGCTGATGGAGCTGGGGCGCCGGCTGGCGCCGCTGCGCGACGAGGGGGTCCTCATCGTCGGCAGCGGCTTCTTCACCCACAACCTCGCCGCGCTGCGCCAGGAAGGCGTCCCCGGCTGGTCGGCGGAGTTCGACGAGTGGGGCCGTCACGCCCTCGCCGAGCGGGACGTCGACGCGCTGCTCGACTTCCGGCACGCGTCACCCGCCGGGGAGCTCGCCCACCCGCGTACCGAGCACTTCGCCCCGCTGTTCGTGACGCTCGGCGCCGCGGACGCGGCGGGTGACCTCGACACGGCCCGCAGCGTCGTCGACGGCTTCTGGCTGGGGCTCGCGAAGCGGTCCGTGCAGTTCGGCTGA
- a CDS encoding cold-shock protein, with amino-acid sequence MVIGTVREWRDEEGWGVLDCPETPGGCFGHYSAVEMPGFRALAPGQRVELTWEAPGFRQDGYDYRALTIVPLPA; translated from the coding sequence ATGGTGATCGGGACGGTTCGTGAGTGGCGGGACGAGGAGGGGTGGGGGGTGCTCGACTGCCCCGAGACGCCCGGGGGTTGCTTCGGGCACTACTCCGCCGTCGAGATGCCGGGCTTCCGCGCCCTGGCGCCGGGGCAGCGGGTCGAGCTGACCTGGGAGGCGCCCGGCTTCCGGCAGGACGGTTACGACTACCGCGCGCTCACCATCGTCCCCCTGCCCGCTTGA
- a CDS encoding class I adenylate-forming enzyme family protein — MSYVESSSRAEALLTAPGAPFAVRRGADGRLEYVAGPRTLREFAEATWAFGDAVFLLDDGDGEGGGTSYTYREFLLAACRLATRLTDAFGLRPGDRAVIAGCNRPQWQVAFWAAQLAGLVAVPLNAWWTADECAYALDDCAPRVILADDERAGRLADWARHNDVPRVGFDEVPTARDVCRDVAGHAAGPTPGYAGYGVGDAGGYGVGAGSAAPPAVEVRPDDDATILYTSGTTGRPKGAVATHRAQVAAALNPRYQAAAAALERGDVPGRGRPPVSLTTFPYFHAAAFTSVYAVMAAGGTLLSMRRWDPDRALELIGRHRVTHYAGVPATALQLLDAAGGAGLDTLTNFGTGGAAAPPEIVRRLTEEYGTRIEPRNGYGLTETCGGVLAHYGEAYRRRPGSAGRPTPVTEVRVAGPDGVPLPDGEVGELLLRGQSLVRGYWRDEAATAEAFTADGWLRTGDLAVVREDGRVDVVDRLKDVVIRGGENVYCVEVEAALHAHPRVADAAVLGVPHPVLGEEVAAVVRLRDVPGGDVVTADALRAHVGRGLAAFKVPAHVHFVADPLPRNAAGKVLKDVLRERFGGV; from the coding sequence GTGTCGTACGTCGAGAGTTCTTCGCGGGCCGAGGCCCTGCTGACCGCGCCCGGGGCGCCGTTCGCCGTGCGGCGGGGGGCGGACGGGCGGCTGGAGTACGTCGCCGGGCCGCGGACGTTGCGGGAGTTCGCGGAGGCGACCTGGGCGTTCGGGGACGCGGTGTTCCTCCTCGACGACGGTGACGGTGAGGGTGGGGGGACGTCCTACACGTACCGGGAGTTCCTGCTCGCCGCCTGCCGGCTCGCGACGCGCCTCACCGACGCGTTCGGGCTGCGGCCCGGGGACCGGGCGGTCATCGCGGGGTGCAACCGGCCCCAGTGGCAGGTCGCCTTCTGGGCGGCGCAGCTCGCCGGACTCGTCGCCGTGCCGCTCAACGCCTGGTGGACGGCGGACGAGTGCGCGTACGCCCTGGACGACTGCGCGCCGCGGGTGATCCTCGCGGACGACGAGCGGGCGGGGCGGTTGGCGGACTGGGCGCGGCACAACGACGTGCCCCGAGTCGGCTTCGACGAGGTACCGACCGCCCGTGACGTGTGCCGTGACGTCGCCGGCCACGCCGCCGGACCGACCCCGGGGTACGCCGGGTACGGCGTCGGGGACGCCGGCGGGTACGGCGTCGGGGCGGGGAGCGCCGCGCCGCCCGCCGTGGAGGTCCGGCCCGACGACGACGCCACCATCCTGTACACCTCCGGCACCACCGGCCGCCCCAAGGGCGCCGTCGCCACCCACCGGGCGCAGGTCGCCGCCGCGCTGAACCCGCGCTACCAGGCGGCCGCCGCGGCCCTGGAACGCGGGGACGTGCCGGGGCGGGGGAGGCCGCCGGTGTCGCTGACGACGTTCCCGTACTTCCACGCCGCCGCCTTCACCTCCGTGTACGCCGTCATGGCCGCGGGCGGCACGCTGCTGTCCATGCGCCGGTGGGACCCCGACCGGGCGCTGGAGCTCATCGGCCGCCACCGCGTCACCCACTACGCCGGCGTTCCCGCGACCGCCCTGCAGCTGCTCGACGCGGCGGGCGGCGCGGGACTCGACACGCTCACCAACTTCGGTACCGGCGGGGCGGCCGCGCCGCCCGAGATCGTCCGCCGCCTCACGGAGGAGTACGGCACGCGCATCGAGCCCCGCAACGGCTACGGCCTCACCGAGACCTGCGGCGGGGTCCTCGCGCACTACGGCGAGGCGTACCGCCGCCGCCCCGGCAGCGCGGGCCGGCCGACCCCCGTCACGGAGGTCCGCGTCGCCGGGCCCGACGGCGTGCCGCTGCCGGACGGGGAGGTCGGCGAGCTGCTGCTGCGCGGGCAGAGCCTGGTGCGCGGCTACTGGCGCGACGAGGCGGCGACCGCGGAGGCGTTCACGGCCGACGGGTGGCTGCGGACCGGGGACCTCGCCGTGGTGCGGGAGGACGGTCGGGTCGACGTCGTGGACCGCCTCAAGGACGTGGTGATCCGCGGTGGTGAGAACGTGTACTGCGTCGAGGTGGAGGCCGCCCTGCACGCGCACCCCCGGGTCGCCGACGCCGCCGTGCTGGGCGTCCCGCACCCGGTGCTGGGCGAGGAGGTCGCCGCGGTCGTCCGGCTCCGGGACGTCCCGGGCGGCGACGTGGTCACCGCCGACGCGCTGCGGGCGCACGTGGGGCGGGGTCTGGCGGCGTTCAAGGTGCCCGCGCACGTCCACTTCGTGGCGGACCCGCTGCCCCGCAACGCCGCGGGCAAGGTCCTCAAGGACGTGTTGCGGGAACGCTTCGGCGGGGTGTGA
- a CDS encoding TetR/AcrR family transcriptional regulator — protein sequence MTSATPATGPATGTTSSSPTGTASPTGTASPTGTASAFAGCGVGAGRRAPRPRADALRNRERIVSAAREMFVESGADAPLDEIARRAGVGNATLYRHFPDRTALAHEVVVSVMARITHSAERAAAEEADTFDAVRRFAHEAADERFGALCPMLSGTFDHDEPGIAAARGRLEGAVQGLFRRAQAAGRLRADVAVGDLLVALSQLTRPLPGTACPDNDQFVHRHLQLLLDGLEAPGRSPLPGTPATLEGLRRHDR from the coding sequence ATGACGTCCGCCACCCCGGCGACCGGGCCCGCGACGGGCACCACCTCCTCTTCCCCGACCGGCACGGCTTCCCCGACCGGCACGGCTTCCCCGACCGGCACGGCTTCCGCGTTCGCCGGGTGCGGTGTCGGGGCCGGACGGCGGGCGCCGCGACCGCGGGCGGACGCCCTGCGCAACCGCGAGCGGATCGTCTCGGCCGCCCGCGAGATGTTCGTCGAGTCCGGCGCGGACGCGCCGCTCGACGAGATCGCCCGCCGGGCCGGCGTCGGCAACGCCACGCTCTACCGGCACTTCCCGGACCGCACCGCCCTCGCCCACGAGGTCGTCGTCTCCGTCATGGCCCGCATCACGCACAGCGCCGAGCGGGCCGCGGCGGAGGAGGCCGACACGTTCGACGCGGTTCGGCGCTTCGCGCACGAGGCGGCCGACGAGCGGTTCGGCGCCCTGTGTCCGATGCTCTCCGGCACCTTCGACCACGACGAGCCGGGGATCGCCGCCGCGCGCGGCCGGCTGGAGGGGGCCGTCCAGGGGCTCTTCCGGCGGGCGCAGGCGGCCGGCCGGCTCCGCGCCGACGTCGCCGTCGGCGACCTGCTCGTCGCGCTGTCCCAGCTCACCCGCCCCCTGCCGGGCACCGCCTGCCCGGACAACGACCAGTTCGTCCACCGCCACCTGCAGCTCCTCCTCGACGGCCTGGAGGCCCCCGGCCGCTCCCCGCTGCCCGGGACCCCCGCGACCCTGGAGGGTCTGCGCCGGCACGACCGCTGA
- a CDS encoding MFS transporter codes for MSRTPEAAGVLPDPSRWKALVFIALAQLMVVLDATIVNIALPSAQQDLGISDGNRQWVITAYALAFGGLLLFGGRIADLWGRKRTFVVGLLGFAAASALGGAATGEAMMLGSRALQGVFGALLAPAALSLLAVMFTDARERAKAFGIYGAIAGGGGAVGLILGGFLTEYLDWRWTFYVNIPFAVVAALGAYFVIREPVGSRNRSPLDVPGVLLSTFGLVALVYGFTRAESHGWTEAGTLLVFAASVLLLLSFVAVEAKVRNPLLPLRVMTERNRGGVYLSLGLAVIAMFGLFLFLTYYLQVVKGYSPLKTGFAFLPMVVGMITGSTQIGTRLMTRVPPRLLMGPGFLAAAVGMLLLTRLEIDSSYTGLILPAQLLLGLGMGTAFMPAMSLSTHGVEPRDAGVASAMVNTSQQVGGAIGTALLNTIAASATTAYVAAHAASATSPQAQRLVLLESMVEGYTSAIWWAVGILVAAAAIALTLVTTGRPNLAPPKGGAGDGAPGDGDAVPVPVLAH; via the coding sequence ATGTCGAGAACCCCCGAAGCAGCCGGCGTGCTGCCCGATCCGAGCCGCTGGAAGGCGCTCGTCTTCATAGCCCTGGCCCAGCTCATGGTGGTGCTCGACGCGACCATCGTGAACATCGCACTGCCCTCCGCCCAGCAGGATTTGGGCATCTCCGACGGCAACCGCCAGTGGGTCATCACCGCGTACGCCCTCGCCTTCGGCGGACTGCTGCTGTTCGGCGGCCGGATCGCCGACCTGTGGGGGCGCAAGCGGACCTTCGTGGTGGGCCTCCTCGGCTTCGCGGCCGCGTCCGCGCTCGGCGGTGCCGCCACCGGTGAGGCCATGATGCTCGGCTCGCGCGCCCTGCAGGGCGTGTTCGGCGCCCTCCTCGCGCCCGCCGCCCTGTCGCTGCTCGCCGTGATGTTCACCGACGCCCGCGAGCGCGCCAAGGCGTTCGGCATCTACGGCGCCATCGCCGGCGGCGGGGGCGCGGTCGGCCTCATCCTGGGCGGTTTCCTCACCGAGTACCTGGACTGGCGCTGGACGTTCTACGTCAACATCCCCTTCGCGGTCGTCGCCGCGCTGGGCGCCTACTTCGTGATCCGTGAGCCGGTCGGCAGCCGCAACCGCTCGCCGCTCGACGTCCCCGGCGTCCTCCTGTCCACGTTCGGCCTGGTCGCCCTCGTGTACGGGTTCACGCGCGCCGAGTCGCACGGCTGGACCGAGGCCGGGACGCTGCTGGTGTTCGCCGCGTCGGTGCTGCTGCTGCTCTCGTTCGTCGCGGTCGAGGCGAAGGTCCGCAACCCGCTGCTGCCGCTGCGCGTGATGACCGAGCGCAACCGCGGCGGGGTCTACCTCTCCCTGGGCCTCGCGGTGATCGCGATGTTCGGCCTGTTCCTCTTCCTCACCTACTACCTCCAGGTGGTGAAGGGCTACTCGCCGCTGAAGACCGGATTCGCGTTCCTGCCGATGGTCGTCGGCATGATCACCGGCTCGACGCAGATCGGCACGCGTCTGATGACCCGCGTCCCGCCGCGGCTGCTGATGGGGCCGGGCTTCCTCGCGGCCGCCGTCGGCATGCTGCTGCTGACCCGGCTGGAGATCGACTCCTCGTACACGGGGCTGATCCTCCCCGCGCAGCTGCTCCTCGGCCTGGGCATGGGCACGGCGTTCATGCCGGCGATGTCCCTCTCCACGCACGGCGTCGAGCCGCGTGACGCCGGGGTGGCCTCGGCGATGGTGAACACCTCGCAGCAGGTCGGCGGGGCCATCGGCACGGCGCTGCTCAACACGATCGCCGCCTCCGCGACCACCGCGTACGTCGCGGCCCACGCCGCGTCCGCGACGTCGCCGCAGGCCCAGCGGCTCGTCCTGCTGGAGTCGATGGTGGAGGGGTACACGTCCGCCATCTGGTGGGCGGTCGGCATCCTCGTCGCCGCCGCGGCCATCGCGCTGACCCTCGTCACGACGGGCCGGCCGAACCTCGCACCGCCGAAGGGCGGGGCCGGGGACGGCGCGCCGGGCGACGGGGACGCGGTCCCGGTGCCGGTCCTGGCGCACTGA
- a CDS encoding M6 family metalloprotease domain-containing protein has protein sequence MQQPTSRRRRIRRTAAIGTVTALSVAALATASSTQGPVPATAGPSAAEPASDALTPRSSGTADLAACRIGPAPDVQMSEGVPTPAGYARSTGVVRALNLMIDFPDAVGDGPAMRRFAEFFPQTSDWFRTSSYGRLRYVPYAPLTGWLRMPLPFEAYGIDRGAPYEPGYRKLVEDIVEAADERVDFSAYDLVNVLVTPNAGPSALDTVLSVTFSGNTEAPRADGVALSNTSFVYSRQDDGSGSFEETGFRVLPHENGHVFGLPDLYTPEGGAAVGHWDIMSEDWGANNDLLGWHKWKLGWLDAGQVRCVEARGTHEFALTPLARSGRGAKLLVVPTGRRSGYAVEVRVREGNDEAVCEPGVLVYRVRTDVDTGQGPVTVADSEGGSGGCTRRPNVHAELSDAPYGPGETFQDRTGRIAVTVVAKERDGSYRVRVTRR, from the coding sequence ATGCAGCAGCCGACCAGCCGACGACGGCGAATACGCAGGACTGCCGCGATCGGAACCGTCACCGCCCTGTCCGTGGCGGCCCTCGCCACGGCGAGTTCCACCCAGGGCCCCGTCCCCGCCACGGCGGGCCCCTCCGCCGCCGAGCCCGCGTCGGACGCCCTCACCCCCCGCTCGTCCGGTACGGCCGACCTCGCCGCGTGCCGCATCGGCCCGGCCCCGGACGTGCAGATGTCCGAGGGCGTCCCCACCCCGGCCGGCTACGCCCGCTCCACCGGCGTGGTCCGCGCCCTCAACCTGATGATCGACTTCCCGGACGCGGTCGGCGACGGCCCGGCGATGCGGCGGTTCGCGGAGTTCTTCCCGCAGACCTCCGACTGGTTCCGCACCAGCTCCTACGGACGGCTGCGCTACGTCCCGTACGCGCCGCTGACGGGCTGGCTGCGCATGCCGCTGCCGTTCGAGGCGTACGGGATCGACCGCGGCGCGCCGTACGAGCCCGGGTACCGCAAGCTGGTCGAGGACATCGTGGAGGCCGCCGACGAACGGGTCGACTTCAGCGCCTACGACCTGGTCAACGTCCTGGTCACGCCCAACGCCGGCCCGTCGGCCCTCGACACCGTCCTGTCCGTCACCTTCTCCGGCAACACGGAGGCGCCCCGCGCGGACGGGGTGGCGCTGTCCAACACGTCCTTCGTGTACAGCCGCCAGGACGACGGGTCCGGCTCCTTCGAGGAGACCGGCTTCCGGGTGCTGCCGCACGAGAACGGCCACGTCTTCGGCCTGCCCGACCTGTACACGCCCGAGGGCGGGGCGGCCGTCGGCCACTGGGACATCATGTCCGAGGACTGGGGCGCCAACAACGACCTGCTCGGCTGGCACAAGTGGAAGCTGGGCTGGCTCGACGCCGGGCAGGTGCGCTGCGTCGAGGCGCGCGGCACCCACGAGTTCGCCCTCACGCCGCTGGCCCGTTCGGGGCGCGGCGCGAAACTGCTGGTCGTACCGACGGGCCGCCGCTCCGGGTACGCGGTCGAGGTCCGCGTCCGGGAGGGCAACGACGAGGCGGTGTGCGAGCCGGGCGTGCTCGTCTACCGGGTACGGACGGACGTCGACACCGGTCAGGGCCCGGTGACCGTCGCGGACAGCGAGGGCGGCAGCGGCGGGTGCACACGCCGGCCCAACGTGCACGCGGAACTGTCGGACGCGCCGTACGGGCCGGGTGAGACGTTCCAGGACCGGACGGGCCGGATCGCGGTGACCGTGGTCGCGAAGGAGCGGGACGGCTCGTACCGCGTCCGCGTCACGCGCCGCTGA
- a CDS encoding MarR family winged helix-turn-helix transcriptional regulator: MNTASIDGDGAPGDGAARGPAGVATDGPRWLTDREQRVWRSYVHATMLLEDHLDRQLQRDAGMPHIYYGLLVQLSQAPRRRMRMTELAKGAKITRSRLSHAVARLERSGWVRREDCPSDKRGQNAFLTDEGFAVLQRSAPGHVEAVRQAMFDRLTPEQVDQLGAIMRAVADGLEPSDPNADLPWLR, translated from the coding sequence ATGAACACTGCATCCATCGACGGGGATGGCGCGCCGGGAGACGGCGCGGCCCGGGGCCCGGCGGGCGTGGCCACGGACGGGCCGCGCTGGCTGACCGACCGCGAACAGCGCGTGTGGCGGTCGTACGTGCACGCCACCATGCTCCTGGAGGACCACCTGGACCGGCAGCTCCAGCGCGACGCGGGGATGCCGCACATCTACTACGGGTTGCTCGTACAGCTCTCCCAGGCACCCCGCCGCCGGATGCGGATGACCGAGCTGGCGAAGGGCGCGAAGATCACCCGGTCGCGGCTCTCGCACGCCGTCGCCCGCCTGGAGCGGAGCGGCTGGGTCCGCCGTGAGGACTGCCCGTCGGACAAGCGCGGGCAGAACGCGTTCCTGACGGACGAGGGATTCGCGGTGCTGCAGCGCAGCGCGCCGGGCCACGTCGAGGCGGTGCGGCAGGCGATGTTCGACCGGCTCACGCCCGAGCAGGTCGACCAGCTCGGCGCCATCATGCGGGCCGTCGCCGACGGCCTGGAGCCGTCGGACCCGAACGCGGACCTGCCCTGGCTCCGCTGA